DNA sequence from the Selenihalanaerobacter shriftii genome:
CCTTTAATGTCCGCATCTACACCATATAATAGATTACCAATGCCTAAGAAGTAAACTATCTTCCCATCATCAAATAATCTTTTTTCTAACGCCTTAGCTGTCGGTTTCTTTCCAACATCCTCTTCGCCAGTAATTACGACTAAAGTTGACTTTTGATTATACTTCTCAGCTCGTTCATCATTAGTAATATGGCTCTTTTCCCATTTATAATTTCTAAGCATTACTTTCTCTCTTACCCAGCTTTGTTCATCCTCTAAAGCTGCTTGTACTATTCCACCACCAGCTATCTCATGTTCATCCACAATTACAAACCGACTAGTCTCTGCTATTTCACTAGTTAAATCGAATGCTATAGCTTTATCCAATTTTAATATGCATTCAGCTACATCATGTCTTTCTATCTTATCCTTTACCTCATCTTGATTTA
Encoded proteins:
- a CDS encoding adenylyl-sulfate kinase — protein: NQDEVKDKIERHDVAECILKLDKAIAFDLTSEIAETSRFVIVDEHEIAGGGIVQAALEDEQSWVREKVMLRNYKWEKSHITNDERAEKYNQKSTLVVITGEEDVGKKPTAKALEKRLFDDGKIVYFLGIGNLLYGVDADIKGQSNNHREEHLRRLAEVSHIMLDAGAILAVTAVELTQEDLELIKTTVNADKIETVWLGENVTTDIDYDLHIPEFEEVKDAAQQIKNLLQERGIIFNPWK